One genomic segment of Streptomyces sp. RerS4 includes these proteins:
- a CDS encoding class I SAM-dependent methyltransferase, whose translation MGRQVEEQITHRFPVGQRLRVLDVGMGQGTQALRLARAGHKVTGLEQDPAMLAVAHAALAAEPAGIRDRVSLLEGDGRETGAHFGPGSFDVVLCHGVLMYVSEADAMLAGLARMLAPGGLLSLLVRNGDALALRPGLAGDWTGALAAFDTVDYTNRLGLEVRADRLADLTATLSAIGAPLHAWYGVRVFTDGTEAGAALPPEVELERLLAAEERAGRTDPYRSVAALLHLCGVRG comes from the coding sequence GTGGGCCGGCAGGTCGAGGAACAGATCACGCACCGCTTCCCGGTCGGGCAGCGGCTGCGGGTCCTCGACGTCGGCATGGGCCAGGGCACCCAGGCGTTGCGGCTCGCCCGTGCCGGGCACAAGGTCACCGGCCTGGAGCAGGACCCGGCCATGCTGGCGGTGGCGCACGCGGCGCTGGCCGCCGAGCCCGCCGGGATCCGCGACCGGGTCAGCCTGCTGGAGGGCGACGGCCGCGAGACGGGCGCGCACTTCGGGCCGGGCAGCTTCGACGTGGTGCTCTGCCACGGCGTCCTGATGTACGTGTCCGAGGCGGACGCGATGCTCGCCGGGCTGGCCCGGATGCTCGCGCCGGGCGGCCTGCTGTCCCTGCTGGTGCGCAACGGGGACGCGCTCGCGCTGCGACCCGGCCTCGCCGGTGACTGGACGGGCGCGCTGGCCGCCTTCGACACGGTCGACTACACGAACCGGCTCGGCCTGGAGGTACGGGCGGACCGGCTGGCCGACCTGACGGCCACCCTGTCGGCGATCGGCGCCCCGCTGCACGCCTGGTACGGCGTAAGGGTCTTCACCGACGGCACGGAGGCCGGCGCGGCGCTGCCGCCGGAGGTGGAACTGGAGCGGCTGCTCGCCGCCGAGGAGCGCGCCGGCCGCACCGACCCCTACCGTTCGGTGGCGGCGCTGCTGCACCTGTGCGGCGTACGGGGTTAG
- a CDS encoding bifunctional adenosylcobinamide kinase/adenosylcobinamide-phosphate guanylyltransferase, whose product MELTLLGTGTPEGLPRPGCPCAACAVSVGPLARAATSVLVDGALLLDLTPGAVLAGARAGHSLGGVRQVLLTHPHDGPPVELPPGLPAAGRVPDGRELAVISGHRVRAVAMDAPGTGYEVTGPDGSRLLYLPPGGAPAGTNGTVARRPYDVVLVDVLGRPEALARLRASGAVGPTTDVIAVHLDHTAPPGSEVERRCASAGARAVPDGTTVVAGAYRALPDVPRRTLVLGGARSGKSVEAEQRLEAFPEVVYVATSGTREGDAEWAQRIGLHRDRRPAGWRTVETCELVPLLEQDGPPLLIDCLALWLTDAMDRADAWDEALWLADGRKKLRARAEGLLAAVRATRRTVVLVSNEVGSGVVPATPAGRRFRDELGRLNARMAGECEHVLLVVAGQALVLKEPPR is encoded by the coding sequence GTGGAACTCACCCTGCTCGGTACCGGTACCCCCGAAGGACTGCCCCGCCCCGGCTGTCCCTGCGCCGCCTGCGCCGTCTCCGTGGGCCCCCTGGCCCGCGCCGCGACCTCGGTGCTCGTCGACGGGGCGCTGCTGCTCGACCTGACCCCCGGCGCGGTGCTGGCCGGGGCCCGTGCGGGTCATTCGCTGGGCGGCGTACGGCAGGTGCTGCTGACGCACCCGCACGACGGTCCGCCGGTGGAGTTGCCGCCCGGCCTGCCGGCGGCGGGGCGGGTGCCGGACGGGCGGGAGCTGGCGGTGATCAGCGGGCACCGGGTGCGGGCGGTGGCGATGGACGCGCCCGGGACCGGGTACGAGGTCACGGGCCCGGACGGGAGCCGGCTGCTGTACCTGCCCCCGGGCGGCGCGCCGGCCGGGACGAACGGGACGGTGGCGCGGCGCCCGTACGACGTGGTCCTCGTGGACGTGCTGGGTCGCCCCGAGGCCCTGGCCCGGCTGCGGGCGAGCGGAGCGGTCGGCCCGACCACGGACGTGATCGCCGTGCACCTGGACCACACCGCCCCGCCCGGGTCGGAGGTGGAGCGCCGGTGCGCGTCCGCCGGGGCGCGGGCGGTCCCGGACGGCACGACGGTGGTGGCGGGCGCGTACCGCGCGCTGCCCGACGTACCGCGCCGCACGCTGGTGCTGGGCGGGGCCCGCTCGGGCAAGTCCGTCGAGGCGGAACAGCGTCTGGAGGCCTTCCCGGAGGTGGTCTACGTCGCCACGAGCGGCACCCGCGAGGGCGACGCGGAGTGGGCGCAGCGCATCGGACTGCACCGGGACCGGCGGCCGGCCGGCTGGCGGACGGTGGAGACCTGCGAACTGGTGCCGCTGCTGGAGCAGGACGGCCCGCCGCTGCTGATCGACTGCCTGGCGCTGTGGTTGACCGACGCGATGGACCGGGCCGACGCCTGGGACGAGGCCCTGTGGTTGGCGGACGGGCGGAAGAAGCTGCGCGCGCGGGCCGAGGGCCTGTTGGCGGCCGTCCGCGCGACGCGGCGGACGGTGGTGCTGGTGAGCAACGAGGTCGGCTCGGGCGTGGTGCCGGCGACGCCGGCGGGGCGGCGCTTCCGCGACGAGCTGGGCCGGCTCAACGCGCGGATGGCGGGCGAGTGCGAGCACGTCCTGTTGGTGGTCGCGGGTCAGGCGCTCGTCCTCAAGGAACCCCCGCGCTGA